The Elusimicrobiota bacterium DNA window GCCCGCCGGGTCTCGACGACCTATCGGCGCCTGCCCCGCGAGGCGCGGCCGGGCGACCGCATCCTGCTCGCCGACGGCCTGCTCGAGCTGCGCGTGCGCGCCGTCCGCGGCGCCGAGGTCCGCTGCGAGGTCGTCCACGGCGGCGAACTCGGTCAGCACAAGGGCATCAACCTCCCCGGAGTGGCGGTGCGAGCGCCGTCGCTCTCGGAGAAGGACCTCCGCGACCTGTCCTTCGCGCTGAGGCACGGCGCCGACTACGTGGCCGTCAGCTTCGTGCGCGGGCCCGAGGACATGCGCGCGGCTCGGCGGGCCCTGCGCCGCCTCGGGCGCGCCGTCCCCCTGGTCGCCAAGATCGAGAAGCCCGAGGCCTATGCGGCGCTCGACGAGGTGCTCGCGCAGAGCGACGGCGTCATGGTCGCGCGCGGCGACCTGGGCGTCGAGATGAGCCCCGAGAAGGTCCCGGTGGCGCAGAAGAACATCATCCTCCGCGCGCGCGCGGCCCGCCTGCCGGTGATCACCGCGACGCAGATGCTCGAGTCGATGACCCACAGCCCGCGGCCGACCCGCGCGGAGGTCTCCGACGTCGCCAACGCGGTCTTCGACGGCACGAGCGCGGTCATGCTCTCCGGCGAGACCTCGGTGGGCGAGTATCCTCTCGAGACGGTGCGCATGATGGACCGCATCGTGCGCGAGGCAGAATCCGCTCCGCGCCTCGCTCCGTCGACCGCTCGGGCCGCCGTCCGCGGCGTCCCCGAGGCCGTCAGCGAGGCGGTCTGCGCCGCGGCGGAGGACTTCCGCCTGCGCTGCATCGCCGTGTTCACCGAGAGCGGGCGCAGCGCCCGGCTCATCGCGCATTACCGCCCCTCCTGCCCGATCGTCGCGCTCTCTCCCTCGGAGGCGACGCGCCGGCGCCTGAGTCTCGTCTGGGGCGTCCTGCCGCGCCGCATCGCCCTCGTGCGCGACGTCAACGACCTCACGCGCGCCGCGCAGCGGCGCCTGCTCGAGGAGGGGCTCGCGCGCCGCGGGGACGTCGTGGCGCTCGTCGCCGGCACCCCGCTCGGACTGAGGGGCACGACCAATTTGATGAAGCTCCACGTCGTCGGCGAGCCTACGGGTTCGTAGGCTCGCCGACCCCTCACCCCGCTCGCGCTCCCTGGAGGGCGCATCGCCTGCCCCTCTCCCGGCGTGGCGGGAGAGGGGCGAGCGCGCTCAGCGCGCGGGGTGAGGGGCCGCGTTGCGCGCCACCTTATCTGCCGAAGGTATCGATAAGAGCGCGCAACGCGGCCGGGTCCTCGCAGACGAACACGGACGCGCGGAACGCGGCCGCGCCGGGGAAACCGGCCATGTACCAGCAGCAGACGCGCCGCATCGTGAGCAGCGCGGCGCGCTCCCCCTCGAAGCGCAGCTCGTTCTCCAGGTGTTCGACGAGCGCCGCGCGGCGGTCCTCGAGGCTCGGCGGCGGCGGCGGCGGAAGGCCCGCCAGCGCGGCTTCGCAGTCCCGGTAGAGCCAGGGGTTCCCGAGCGCGCCGCGGCCGAGCACCACGCCGTCGCAGCCCGTGGCCTCGGCGAGGAGCCGGGCGTCCTCCCCCTTCATCACCCCTCCGTTGGCGAGGACGGGGATCCGCACCGCGCGCTTGACGCGAGCGAGGGCTCCGGCGTGGACCTCCCCGGCGTAGCGCTGGCGGCGCGTGCGGCCGTGGACCGTGACCGCCGCGACGCCGCACGCTTCGGCGCGGCGGGCGATCTCCTCGGCCTCGGAGCCGCTGGCGTCCTCGAAGCCGATGCGCGTCTTCACGGTGAGCGGGATGCGGCGCAGGGCGCCGCGAACGGCCTTGAAGATGCGCTCGGCGAGCTCCGGCTCGCGCAGGAGCGACGCGCCGGCCCCGGTCGTGACGACCTTGGGCGCGGGACAGCCGAGGTTGAGATCGAGGACGTCGAAGCCCATCTCCTCGACGATCGCGGCGGCGGCGGCCATCTTGGCGGGGTCGTGCCCCACGAGCTGGGCTCCGAGCGGCCGGTCGCCGGGAGCGGTCTTCATCATGGCGAGGGTCTTCGCGTTGCGGTGCGTCAGCGAGTGGGCCGAGACCATCTCCAGGAACGCCAGCTCGAGCCCGCGCCGGCGCGCGACCATGCGGAAGGCGAGGTCGGTGCAGTCGGCCATGGGCGACTGCACGACCCTGCTCGTCAACGACAACGGACCGATCTCGATCGGCACGGTCATATTCTAACCCGAAAAGACCGCTCCCTTCCCGCGCAAGGTCGGGAATCCCCGCGGAGGGATTCCCGACGGGCTCTTGAAAGGGACGTCCTTTCTCGCTAGTCTTTCTCTGCGCATCGGAGGAGCCATGTCCGGGACCACCGCCGTCACGCTGGAGATGCTGCTCAGGGAGGCCTCCTCCCTCGGGGGGTCCGACCTCCACCTCCTGCACGGGCATCCCCCCATCTACCGCGTCTGCCAGGATGTCGCCGCGACCCGCTACCCCGCGCTCGACTCCGCCCAGATCTGGCAGATGTGCGCGGCCTACGTCAACGAGCACCACAAGCGGGTCTTCCAGGAGCAGAACCGCGTCAACGTCTCCTTCACTCTCAGCGAGTGCGGGCGCTTCCGCATGAACCTGTGCAAGGCGCAGAGCACGATCGCGGCCTCCATCCGCATCATCCCGACGAAGATCTACCCCCTCTCCGCGCTCGGCCTGCCCCCCATCATCGCCACCCTCACCTCGAAGCGCCGCGGGATCATCCTCATCACCGGCGCGACCGGCAGCGGCAAGAGCACCACGATGGCCGCGATGCTCGACCACATCAACCGGCAGGGCCTTCCGGGCAAGATCGTCACCATCGAGGACCCCATCGAGACCCTCTTCGGGGCCGCGAAGTCCTTCTTCCTCCAGCGCGAGGTGGGCGTCGACACCAACTCCTTCGAGGACGGCATCGAGGACGCCCTCCGCCAGGACCCCGACGTGCTCTGCATCGGCGAGGTCCGCACGCCCGGCTCCATCAAGGCCGCGCTCACCGCGGCCGAGACCGGGCACCTCGTCCTGACCACCCTGCACACCCCGGACGCCGCGAAGACCGCCCAGCGCATCCTCAGCGCCTTCCCCGGCGACGAGCAGGAGATCATCCGCGACCAGCTCTGCAACAGCGTGGAAGCCATCATCTCCCAGGAGCTCCTCCCGCGCGCGGACCGCAAGGGGCTCGTGCTCGCCATCGAGGTCCTGCTCGGCACGCCCGCCGTCCGACAGCTCATCCGGGAGGGCAAGCTCGGACAGATCAACGACGTGCTCCAGACCGGCACGAGCCTCGGGATGATCGCGAAGGACGCCTCGGTCAAGGCGCTCTTCCAGCGTCAGCTCATCACGCGCGAGACCGCCGTGCTCGCGATGCGCAACCCGCAGCTCCTGGGGTGAGCGTGAGCGCCGCGGCCTGGCTCCTCGCAGCCGCGTTCGCGGCTCCCGCATCCGCCGTGCAGGCCGTGACGCGCTGTCCCGCCGGGACGAAGCCCATGCGCACGCCCGACTCGCGCGAGCCCTGGGTCTGCGCCGTCGCGGACGAGCGCTATCGCGACGGGGTGGAGTGTCCGCGCGGCTCCCGCGCGGTGACCGTCTCCGACCCGCTCGACCCCTTCAAGTGCGCGCTCTCCGACGTGCGCCTGACGCCTCCGACCGGCGCCTGCCCCCCGGGCCATCGCGCCGTGCCGACCGCCGCCGAGGACAAGGACTACGAGTGCGAGCGCATCCAGGCCGGGTTCCGCACCGGGCCGCAGTGCCCGCGGGGCTACGTGCCGATCCCGACGCCCGGACAGATGAAGCCCTTCAAGTGCGTGGCCGCCTCGCCCAAGGTCCTCGAGCCCGTCGCGGAGCCCGATTTCTCCTCGGGGACCGGGACGGTCCGCACGCCTCGCGCGGTCCGCTGCCCCGCGGGGACGGAGCGGCGCTACACCGAGGACCCGTTCGCGCCGGTCGAGTGCGTCTCGAAGGACTCCGCGGCGCCGAAGGCCCCGGGCGCGGCCGATTATCGCCGCTACCGCGTGGTCGGAGACCTCTCCTTCGAGTCTCCCAAGACGGGCTGGCATCTCGACGACGCCTGGCGCGACGAGACGGCCTCCATCTACCTGCGTCTCGACCTGCGCCGCGACGGCCGGCCCATCACCGTCACGCTCAGCCGCCACCGCCGCTCGGAGCAGGGCTACGTGGACATGAAGACCGCCGCCTGGCGCGAGAAGGAGTGGCGCGGCGCTCTCGAGGAAGGCCGCGAGGAGGTCGCCGGCAAGGCGGCGCTCCACGTCGGCGTGAAGGACGAGGCGAAGACCGCCTTCATCCGGCTCGCGGACGGCTACCTCGCGGTCTCCTACGCCGCGCCCTCCGACCTCTTCGAGCGCTACCTGCCGGTCTACCAGCGCATCCTCAAGTCCCTGCGCTTCGAGACGCCGTGAGGGAGGTCCCCATGCGTCTGCTTCTTCAGCTCCGACGTCAGCTCATCACCGGCTTCCTCATCGTCGGCCCGGCGGGCATCTCGGCCTACCTGCTCGTCTGGGTCGTGGGGACCGTCGACGGACTCCTCGCCGGTCCCGCGCACGCCCTCATCGGGCACCGCGTGCCGGGGCTCGGCTTCGCCACCGCGCTCGGCATCCTCTTCGTCGTCGGCTCGCTGGCCTCGAACTTCTTCGGCCGGCAGCTCCTCGAGTCCGTCGAGGAGCTGATGCTGCGCATACCGGTCTTCAACGGGCTCTATCGGACGCTCAAGCGCATGACCGACGCTTTCGCGCCGGGGCAGGGGCAGTTCCGCAGCGTCGTGCTCGTCGAGTATCCCCGGCCCGGGGTCCGTTCCCTGGGCTTCGTGACGGGCCGCACGGCCTGGGGCGAGGGGCCGGAGGCGGAGCTCGTGGCGGTCTTCGTGCCCACGAACAACCTCTACATCGGCGACATCGTGCTCGTCCCGAAGGGCGCGGTCTCGGAGACGGGACTCACCCTCGAGCAGGGCGTGCAGGCGGTCCTCTCCGCCGGCTCCGCCCTGCCCTCCCGGATCCCTCCGAAGTAGGCGAAAATAAAAGCCCCCCGTCCGGTGACCCGGACGGGGGGCTCTTTTGACTTTACGCGTGCGTCTTGTAGGCTTCCTTGCCGGCCTTCACGGCGGCGGCGAGCTTCTCCGCCTGGAGGTGCGCCTTCTCGCGCGCCTCATGCAGGGCGTGGGTCGTCTCGTCGCGCTTCTCCTTCATCCACTCTTCGATGTCCTCGCGCGTCTCCTTCCCGGCCTTCGGGGCGAACAGCACGCCGAGCACGGCGCCCGTCGCCGCTCCGAACAGGAAGTACGGCAGCCACTTGTTGTCGCTCATGGTCGAGGTTTCCTCCCTCTCCTTGGATACTAGCCCCTTGAGTGCGGGGCTGTCAATGCCTGAAAAGGCGGGTTCCTCGCAGAGGAACCCGCCTTCGTCCCGGAGGGAGGAGAGGGGCTGCGACCGTCTAATCCGGGTCCCAGCCGAGGTCGGGACGGTCGTCCGTCTCCGAGAGCAGCCGGAGGGCGCAGCCGAGGAGGATGAGGCCGCAGGCGACGAGGAAGAGCGCGGAGAGCGAGGAAGGGGCGACGCCGAAGGCGGTATTGGAAACGCCGAGAGCGAGGACATCCATGGCACGACTCCTCTCGGCGCGGATGATGAGCGTAACAGGCGCATCCCGTTCCGTCAAGGGGGCGGTCCCCCCCTACTGCAGGAGGGCGGTCGTCTCGGCCCGCAGCTCGCGCATGCCCAGGTCCTTGTCGGCGCTGACCCAGGCGAGGTCCTCGGGCGCGAGACCGAGCGCCGCGGCCGCTTCCCGGCGCCGCGCGACGGCGCGCGACGGCTTGACCTGGTCCGCCTTCGTCGCGATGACGCGCCAGGGCAGCCGGCGGTCCCGCAGCCAGTCGAGCATCTGCAGGTCCAGAGGCGTCGGTCCGACCTTCGCGTCGACGAGGACGAAGACGCCGCGCAGCGTCGGGCGTCCGGTCAGATAGCCCTCGATCATCGGGCCCCAGGCCGCGCGTTCGCGCGGGTCGCCGGAGGCGTAGCCGTAGCCGGGCAGGTCGACGAGCCAGCGGTCGAGGCCGGCCAGGAAGACGTTGATGGTCCGCGTGCGTCCCGGCGTGCCCGAGACGCGCGCCAGGTCCCGGCGGCAGAGGGCGTTGAGCAGGGTGCTCTTTCCGACGTTGGAGCGGCCGACGAAGGCCACCTCGGCCGCCGAGGAGCCGAGCTTCTCCGGATCGACCTCGCTCAGGAGGTAGCGGACGTCGTCGAGCAGGGGACGCGAGCGGGGGTCGGTCAAAACTGAAGCCGGAGCCAGACGGAGGTCGT harbors:
- the pyk gene encoding pyruvate kinase codes for the protein MNGRESRRAKIVCTLGPAVRSPRMLEGLLRAGMDVARLNFSHGTHAEHARAFETLRRTSKRLGRETAVLADLQGPKIRTGPLAGGRPVRLKDGDDFILTAAECAGDARRVSTTYRRLPREARPGDRILLADGLLELRVRAVRGAEVRCEVVHGGELGQHKGINLPGVAVRAPSLSEKDLRDLSFALRHGADYVAVSFVRGPEDMRAARRALRRLGRAVPLVAKIEKPEAYAALDEVLAQSDGVMVARGDLGVEMSPEKVPVAQKNIILRARAARLPVITATQMLESMTHSPRPTRAEVSDVANAVFDGTSAVMLSGETSVGEYPLETVRMMDRIVREAESAPRLAPSTARAAVRGVPEAVSEAVCAAAEDFRLRCIAVFTESGRSARLIAHYRPSCPIVALSPSEATRRRLSLVWGVLPRRIALVRDVNDLTRAAQRRLLEEGLARRGDVVALVAGTPLGLRGTTNLMKLHVVGEPTGS
- a CDS encoding PilT/PilU family type 4a pilus ATPase gives rise to the protein MSGTTAVTLEMLLREASSLGGSDLHLLHGHPPIYRVCQDVAATRYPALDSAQIWQMCAAYVNEHHKRVFQEQNRVNVSFTLSECGRFRMNLCKAQSTIAASIRIIPTKIYPLSALGLPPIIATLTSKRRGIILITGATGSGKSTTMAAMLDHINRQGLPGKIVTIEDPIETLFGAAKSFFLQREVGVDTNSFEDGIEDALRQDPDVLCIGEVRTPGSIKAALTAAETGHLVLTTLHTPDAAKTAQRILSAFPGDEQEIIRDQLCNSVEAIISQELLPRADRKGLVLAIEVLLGTPAVRQLIREGKLGQINDVLQTGTSLGMIAKDASVKALFQRQLITRETAVLAMRNPQLLG
- the dusB gene encoding tRNA dihydrouridine synthase DusB produces the protein MPIEIGPLSLTSRVVQSPMADCTDLAFRMVARRRGLELAFLEMVSAHSLTHRNAKTLAMMKTAPGDRPLGAQLVGHDPAKMAAAAAIVEEMGFDVLDLNLGCPAPKVVTTGAGASLLREPELAERIFKAVRGALRRIPLTVKTRIGFEDASGSEAEEIARRAEACGVAAVTVHGRTRRQRYAGEVHAGALARVKRAVRIPVLANGGVMKGEDARLLAEATGCDGVVLGRGALGNPWLYRDCEAALAGLPPPPPPSLEDRRAALVEHLENELRFEGERAALLTMRRVCCWYMAGFPGAAAFRASVFVCEDPAALRALIDTFGR
- a CDS encoding YtxH domain-containing protein, with the translated sequence MSDNKWLPYFLFGAATGAVLGVLFAPKAGKETREDIEEWMKEKRDETTHALHEAREKAHLQAEKLAAAVKAGKEAYKTHA
- a CDS encoding DUF502 domain-containing protein — protein: MRLLLQLRRQLITGFLIVGPAGISAYLLVWVVGTVDGLLAGPAHALIGHRVPGLGFATALGILFVVGSLASNFFGRQLLESVEELMLRIPVFNGLYRTLKRMTDAFAPGQGQFRSVVLVEYPRPGVRSLGFVTGRTAWGEGPEAELVAVFVPTNNLYIGDIVLVPKGAVSETGLTLEQGVQAVLSAGSALPSRIPPK
- the yihA gene encoding ribosome biogenesis GTP-binding protein YihA/YsxC; protein product: MTDPRSRPLLDDVRYLLSEVDPEKLGSSAAEVAFVGRSNVGKSTLLNALCRRDLARVSGTPGRTRTINVFLAGLDRWLVDLPGYGYASGDPRERAAWGPMIEGYLTGRPTLRGVFVLVDAKVGPTPLDLQMLDWLRDRRLPWRVIATKADQVKPSRAVARRREAAAALGLAPEDLAWVSADKDLGMRELRAETTALLQ